In the Carassius auratus strain Wakin chromosome 50, ASM336829v1, whole genome shotgun sequence genome, one interval contains:
- the LOC113066848 gene encoding synaptotagmin-9-like isoform X2, translated as MPADREDEICGKALELLSDLCSRGEVHDKNCLDFTYYFRDLGRPRFSDSDVSVSLLSLLVTTCGLALFAVSLFVSWKLFWVPLRDRFLPGLKDQQGEQQPVLTEVEGLEREYSEDFEKDPNAPLVLRESAMKISHTSPDIHLEAQTKAKELNHIHIARVQRQVTEPTSSVRHNSIRRQMNVSNPDFNLAQFQRQESISGPGLGRIKPELYKQRSVDTDDGRRADSCGRLHFILKYDCDLEQLIVKIHKAQDLPAKDFTGTSDPYVKIYLLPDRKTKHQTKVHRKTLNPIFDEVFLFPVEYAELPTRKLHFSVYDFDRFSRHDVIGQVVVDNFLDLPDFPQETKLCRDILYVSADNVDLGDLMFSLCYLPTAGRLTITIIKARNLKAMDITGASDPYVKVSLMCDGRRLKKRKTSTKRNTLNPVYNEAIVFDVPPENIDQISLLIAVMDYDRVGHNEVIGVCHVGNRAQSLGRDHWNEMLTYPRKPIARWHPLVEWVGQSTAGGSQGSYNSLRTPPSP; from the exons ATGCCTGCAGACAGAGAGGATGAGATTTGTGGAAAGGCGCTGGAGCTTCTGTCCGATCTGTGCTCGAGAGGGGAGGTGCACGATAAAAACTGTTTGGATTTCACCTACTATTTTCGCGATCTCGGGAGACCGAGATTTTCGGACTCTG ATGTCTCTGTGAGCCTGTTGTCCCTCTTGGTGACCACATGTGGCCTGGCGCTATTTGCCGTCTCCCTGTTCGTGTCATGGAAGTTGTTTTGGGTGCCATTGCGAGATCGCTTCTTGCCCGGCCTAAAAGACCAGCAGGGCGAGCAGCAGCCAGTCCTGACCGAGGTGGAGGGCCTGGAGCGGGAATACAGTGAAGACTTTGAGAAGGATCCCAATGCACCATTGGTGCTCCGGGAGTCAGCCATGAAGATCAGCCATACGTCCCCGGACATCCATCTGGAGGCCCAGACTAAGGCCAAGGAGCTCAACCACATTCACATAGCTCGTGTACAACGACAAGTCACCGAACCAACCTCATCTGTCAG GCACAACTCCATCCGGAGACAGATGAACGTCTCCAACCCTGATTTCAACTTGGCCCAGTTCCAGAGACAGGAGTCCATATCGGGTCCAGGTTTGGGCCGCATCAAGCCTGAGCTCTACAAACAGCGGTCGGTGGACACGGACGACGGCAGACGAGCGGACAGCTGTGGCCGCTTGCACTTCATCCTCAAATACGACTGTGATTTGGAGCAGCTCATTGTGAAGATCCACAAAGCCCAAGATCTACCTGCAAAGGACTTTACGGGAACATCCGACCCGTACGTGAAGATCTACCTGTTGCCAGACCGCAAAACCAAGCATCAAACCAAGGTCCACCGCAAGACTCTGAACCCCATCTTTGACGAGGTGTTCCTGTTTCCTGTGGAGTACGCTGAGCTTCCCACACGCAAGCTCCATTTTAGCGTCTACGACTTTGATCGCTTCTCGCGGCATGACGTCATTGGTCAAGTGGTGGTGGACAACTTCCTGGATCTACCTGACTTTCCGCAGGAAACCAAGCTCTGCAGGGATATCCTTTATGTTAGTGCG GATAATGTGGATCTGGGAGATctgatgttttctctttgttaCTTGCCAACTGCCGGCCGACTTACAATAACGATAATTAAAGCCAGAAATCTTAAAGCCATGGACATCACAGGAGCGTCTG ATCCTTATGTAAAGGTTTCTCTGATGTGTGACGGCCGGAGACTGAAGAAAAGGAAAACGTCAACAAAAAGGAACACTCTCAATCCTGTCTACAATGAAGCCATTGTTTTTGATGTTCCACCGGAGAACATCGACCAAATAAGTCTTTTAATAGCAGTAATGGACTATGACCG CGTAGGTCACAATGAGGTTATTGGCGTGTGCCATGTGGGAAACAGAGCTCAGAGTCTGGGACGCGATCACTGGAATGAGATGCTCACATACCCACGCAAACCCATCGCCCGCTGGCATCCTCTTGTAGAG TGGGTTGGTCAAAGCACGGCCGGCGGTAGCCAAGGCTCCTATAATTCCCTGCGGACACCTCCTTCCCCGTAA
- the LOC113066848 gene encoding synaptotagmin-9-like isoform X1 — protein sequence MPADREDEICGKALELLSDLCSRGEVHDKNCLDFTYYFRDLGRPRFSDSDVSVSLLSLLVTTCGLALFAVSLFVSWKLFWVPLRDRFLPGLKDQQGEQQPVLTEVEGLEREYSEDFEKDPNAPLVLRESAMKISHTSPDIHLEAQTKAKELNHIHIARVQRQVTEPTSSVRHNSIRRQMNVSNPDFNLAQFQRQESISGPGLGRIKPELYKQRSVDTDDGRRADSCGRLHFILKYDCDLEQLIVKIHKAQDLPAKDFTGTSDPYVKIYLLPDRKTKHQTKVHRKTLNPIFDEVFLFPVEYAELPTRKLHFSVYDFDRFSRHDVIGQVVVDNFLDLPDFPQETKLCRDILYVSASSAKTEVWNNMWDNVDLGDLMFSLCYLPTAGRLTITIIKARNLKAMDITGASDPYVKVSLMCDGRRLKKRKTSTKRNTLNPVYNEAIVFDVPPENIDQISLLIAVMDYDRVGHNEVIGVCHVGNRAQSLGRDHWNEMLTYPRKPIARWHPLVEWVGQSTAGGSQGSYNSLRTPPSP from the exons ATGCCTGCAGACAGAGAGGATGAGATTTGTGGAAAGGCGCTGGAGCTTCTGTCCGATCTGTGCTCGAGAGGGGAGGTGCACGATAAAAACTGTTTGGATTTCACCTACTATTTTCGCGATCTCGGGAGACCGAGATTTTCGGACTCTG ATGTCTCTGTGAGCCTGTTGTCCCTCTTGGTGACCACATGTGGCCTGGCGCTATTTGCCGTCTCCCTGTTCGTGTCATGGAAGTTGTTTTGGGTGCCATTGCGAGATCGCTTCTTGCCCGGCCTAAAAGACCAGCAGGGCGAGCAGCAGCCAGTCCTGACCGAGGTGGAGGGCCTGGAGCGGGAATACAGTGAAGACTTTGAGAAGGATCCCAATGCACCATTGGTGCTCCGGGAGTCAGCCATGAAGATCAGCCATACGTCCCCGGACATCCATCTGGAGGCCCAGACTAAGGCCAAGGAGCTCAACCACATTCACATAGCTCGTGTACAACGACAAGTCACCGAACCAACCTCATCTGTCAG GCACAACTCCATCCGGAGACAGATGAACGTCTCCAACCCTGATTTCAACTTGGCCCAGTTCCAGAGACAGGAGTCCATATCGGGTCCAGGTTTGGGCCGCATCAAGCCTGAGCTCTACAAACAGCGGTCGGTGGACACGGACGACGGCAGACGAGCGGACAGCTGTGGCCGCTTGCACTTCATCCTCAAATACGACTGTGATTTGGAGCAGCTCATTGTGAAGATCCACAAAGCCCAAGATCTACCTGCAAAGGACTTTACGGGAACATCCGACCCGTACGTGAAGATCTACCTGTTGCCAGACCGCAAAACCAAGCATCAAACCAAGGTCCACCGCAAGACTCTGAACCCCATCTTTGACGAGGTGTTCCTGTTTCCTGTGGAGTACGCTGAGCTTCCCACACGCAAGCTCCATTTTAGCGTCTACGACTTTGATCGCTTCTCGCGGCATGACGTCATTGGTCAAGTGGTGGTGGACAACTTCCTGGATCTACCTGACTTTCCGCAGGAAACCAAGCTCTGCAGGGATATCCTTTATGTTAGTGCG tCTTCAGCAAAGacagaggtttggaacaacatgtgg GATAATGTGGATCTGGGAGATctgatgttttctctttgttaCTTGCCAACTGCCGGCCGACTTACAATAACGATAATTAAAGCCAGAAATCTTAAAGCCATGGACATCACAGGAGCGTCTG ATCCTTATGTAAAGGTTTCTCTGATGTGTGACGGCCGGAGACTGAAGAAAAGGAAAACGTCAACAAAAAGGAACACTCTCAATCCTGTCTACAATGAAGCCATTGTTTTTGATGTTCCACCGGAGAACATCGACCAAATAAGTCTTTTAATAGCAGTAATGGACTATGACCG CGTAGGTCACAATGAGGTTATTGGCGTGTGCCATGTGGGAAACAGAGCTCAGAGTCTGGGACGCGATCACTGGAATGAGATGCTCACATACCCACGCAAACCCATCGCCCGCTGGCATCCTCTTGTAGAG TGGGTTGGTCAAAGCACGGCCGGCGGTAGCCAAGGCTCCTATAATTCCCTGCGGACACCTCCTTCCCCGTAA